In Palaemon carinicauda isolate YSFRI2023 chromosome 21, ASM3689809v2, whole genome shotgun sequence, the following proteins share a genomic window:
- the LOC137615409 gene encoding uncharacterized protein → MPLVSSVLGDLTEGFSLPITRRGLFSQDDFFQGFQKDYSNAVEDVLNRWGSRASKADRFASYKRLRARDASDDSKAASISETEDAYVIVIDMSDFASGQITVQTVQCSAVVEGVYGDRTYKRSFPLPTNTVIDGVKADLSDDNILTVTAPKKGRAVAIGTAASASSTSPGASSIEAQIIPQECQSSLAASVTTTKGRSIPMTIEGESTVASGAAEAVKKEALLSTERRPSQTRIIPLNVEGETTSTTSVKEVSEKIVPTAVHEQEGYRTITSSLYQNRMLPIKRRGRFFQDASFENVWKDFESAIDEVVARRGSRAGMEDERDRFNSYRNLRDIVQQDDNQAATVSKESNEFKIVVDVKDFVDGHLDVKAIDGVVIVSGKKGHYTFERRFTVAGLTQPDKVAAALSADGVLTITAPL, encoded by the exons ATGCCTCTCGTCAGCTCGGTGCTCGGGGACCTGACCGAAGGATTCAGCCTCCCCATCACTAGGAGAGGCCTCTTCTCCCAGGACGATTTCTTCCAGGGATTTCAGAAGGACTACAGCAACGCCGTAGAGGACGTTTTAAATCGGTGGGGCTCGAGAGCATCCAAGGCAGATCGGTTCGCCTCGTATAAACGCCTTAGGGCGCGAGATGCCTCCGACGACAGCAAGGCCGCAAGCATTTCCGAAACCGAGGATGCTTACGTG ATCGTCATTGACATGAGCGACTTCGCATCTGGCCAGATCACAGTGCAGACCGTCCAGTGCTCAGCTGTCGTGGAAGGTGTGTACGGTGACAGGACCTACAAGAGGAGCTTCCCACTGCCAACTAACACGGTCATCGACGGGGTGAAAGCTGATCTCTCGGATGACAATATTCTCACCGTTACCGCACCGAAGAAG GGAAGAGCTGTCGCTATCGGCACAGCTGCCTCTGCAAGTAGCACCTCCCCTGGAGCATCGTCGATTGAAGCCCAGATCATCCCTCAAGAATGTCAGAGCTCTCTTGCAGCATCCGTCACAACCACTAAAGGAAGGTCCATTCCAATGACCATCGAGGGAGAATCAACTGTTGCCTCCGGAGCAGCGGAGGCTGTGAAAAAGGAGGCCCTTTTATCTACAGAACGCAGACCCTCCCAAACCAGGATCATCCCTCTGAACGTTGAGGGCGAGACCACTTCGACCACATCTGTCAAGGAGGTCTCTGAGAAGATTGTTCCAACAGCTGTCCACGAACAAGAAGGGTACAGAACCATAACCTCTTCGTTGTACCAGAACAGGATGCTGCCCATCAAGAGGCGAGGGAGGTTCTTCCAGGACGCCTCGTTCGAGAACGTCTGGAAGGACTTCGAGAGCGCCATCGACGAAGTGGTCGCTCGCAGGGGCTCGCGCGCCGGAATGGAGGATGAGCGAGATCGCTTCAATTCCTATAGGAACCTCCGGGATATCGTTCAACAGGATGATAACCAGGCAGCTACTGTGTCCAAAGAGAGCAACGAATTTAAG ATCGTCGTGGACGTAAAAGATTTCGTCGATGGTCACCTCGACGTCAAGGCAATAGATGGCGTGGTCATCGTATCTGGAAAGAAGGGTCACTACACCTTTGAGAGGCGCTTCACTGTTGCTGGACTCACGCAGCCCGATAAAGTGGCGGCAGCGCTATCAGCCGACGGAGTCCTCACCATTACTGCTCCTCTGTAA